One Thermodesulfobacteriota bacterium DNA window includes the following coding sequences:
- a CDS encoding YceI family protein has product AAEIRGACDVRFLGTSTLHDFNGTGKCLPFAATLERAPGGGSVLPLVKLDVPVGGMDTENDSRDREMRKMFRDEQHPFIHASARDVDIDAVRRRMKEDAAGKAPLDVFLEIRGMERKIAASAGGLKEEGNRVSFDVEFPVSLKQFGLKAPSVLGLIRVGDRVLVKASFRVEIQETP; this is encoded by the coding sequence GCCGCGGAGATCCGCGGCGCATGCGACGTCCGGTTCCTCGGGACGTCCACTCTGCACGACTTCAACGGGACGGGGAAATGCCTTCCGTTTGCGGCGACGCTGGAGCGGGCCCCCGGGGGGGGTTCCGTTTTACCGCTGGTGAAGCTGGATGTACCCGTCGGCGGAATGGACACGGAGAACGACTCGAGGGACAGGGAGATGCGGAAGATGTTCCGGGACGAACAGCATCCCTTCATCCACGCCTCGGCCCGCGACGTCGACATCGATGCGGTCCGCCGGCGGATGAAAGAGGACGCCGCGGGGAAGGCCCCACTTGACGTCTTTCTGGAGATCCGCGGGATGGAGAGGAAGATCGCGGCCTCCGCGGGCGGATTGAAGGAGGAAGGGAACCGCGTCTCCTTCGACGTGGAGTTTCCCGTGTCGCTGAAGCAATTCGGGCTCAAGGCGCCCTCCGTCCTCGGACTCATCCGGGTGGGGGACCGGGTCCTGGTGAAGGCGTCCTTCCGGGTGGAG